GCAACAACTATCGCTCAGAGGTCTCAATAAACAACATCAGCCAAGACAGTGGCACACGGAAAAAGTATCTACAAGAGTTTTATGGAACTTATTCTTCATTTGAGCTTCCTACAACACTAAATTGTATACAACTTAagcataaaaaacagccatttcacatattttcttttaaacataattaGATGACAAAATACACGTTTTCTTTTAGTTTACAAGAAAACATACAAGCATTTGTTCTTTTTTCAAGAAAATATACAAGGCTTTGCTTGATTTTTGTTATACTCCAAAAACCAAGCAATACACATTCATTTGCATGAATTAAAAAGCACATAttcttttgtatttttctttgAGTAAGCATGAAAATATGTGTCTGGCTTTAAGTGTATTGACTAGACATGCATTCATACACTTTTGTTCAGTTATGAATGCCGAATATGGGCAAATTCAGATATttttgtgtgttgcattttcacaagaagaaatccggctccgaaaagagccaaatgccgctAGCAGCCACCATATTCAGCATTCGTTGCTAAACTAAAGTGACAAAATACACGTCTAGTATAGACGTAAATTGTACAcaaatataccatatatctttttgAATCTAGCTGCTACTTTACTCCATTGGGATGGTTTTGCAtatataatatgaaaaataaaaatgtaaagaagCTTTACTTGAAGCTTATACATACATCTATCATTGTGTTAGATGCATTagcactttaaaagggacagtttactttaattattgtattgtttaaaaagatagacaatccctttattaccaattccccagttttgcaaaaccaacacttttatattaatatacgttttacctctgtgattaccttgcatctaagcctttgcagactgccccccttatcttagttcttttgacagacttgcatttcagccaattagtgctggttcctgcagaactccatgggagtgattacattgttatttatatcgcacacatgaactaacactgtctggctgtgaaaagataataaaatttaCTGATATAAGAGGTGTCCTACAGGGACTTAGAAACAtgaagagatttagaggttataaagtatattaatataacaatgttggttgtgcaaagctggggaatgggcagtaaatgtgttatctatctttttaaccaagaataaaaaaaaatctagtagactgtcctttaagatGGATGCACACTGGTTGATGTCAACAATACAATaacattaaaagggatataaaagttcCCACAAGTTTAATGCAACAGTAAAAGTAATTTAGGTTTTATGTTAAGAGAACATACTTTTCTTATTTAATACTCAGGCGTTCATCGTCTGGCAAATGCTGATGGCAAATTTGCCTCTAATGTTTCCCAGAGTTTTATGAATGTTTGCTCCTGTGCACTTATCAAGTACAGGCTGCAGATTGGCTGAAAGCATGCCTGCAGCCAATCTGGAGCCTGTACCTGAGTATCACATGGCAGTGAGCCTTCAGAGAGCAGTGGAAGCAACTGGAGAAAGCAATTCCATTGGCATTTTCCAAAAGAAGAAAGACGGAGTTTCAAATAAGGTAATTATGTTCTTTTAGTATAAGTCTAGAAATGGGAATCTTTGTTCATACATCAGAATTTTCACCCCAAGCTTCTCTAAATCCCATAGAATATAAACCTGtattgttgctatatatatatatatatatatatatatatatatatatatatatatatatatatatatatatatatatatatatatatatatatttaaatctcagAACCATAGGAAATATTGTTGTTATTACCAGGGGTGGACTGATCAGTTgctctatcagtaactaagcagttaagtgtaggtttagtgggggcccttgtgcctggatgtggggtttgtgtCTAGGGGGGTGCCTAGATTGTTGAGTGTCTTGTCgagggtctgttgctgtgagggccatggagtgtggggtctggaccTGGAAgttgggggccctgtctctggTCCTTAATTGTGGGGGCCCTGGATGTGGGGGGGCCTGGTGGGAGCAGGGCAGGGAGGCTTTCATGTTAATTTTcagaaatttgaatacatttgagtCAGTGTGAGACTGGGGGACCCTTCCCTTatttttgcccggggccctgattggtctcagtccgcccctggttaTTACCTTGTCATTTTTATTCAGACTTATGAAGAACAATATTTTGAACAAAAGAGGTCACTAAAGAGCACATTTGCTCTAATACTTctattcttttgttattctttagatattctaCATTAAAATAATAATGAGCAAAAAATACATCAAATTCAGAAGCAGGATATCATTTATATAGGAGTCGGTAAGGAACTTGGTAAGATGCCTTTTACGGATATACATTAAATTCTTAATATATTCAGGTGCCAGAACTGAAAGTTTAGAAACATGGCAGAAAAGACTTATAGCATTGCTTCCTGTCTCTACCATACACATGATCATtgattagataaaaaataaaatgctcttatttgttTTATCTTCATATTATTGCGTAAATATTCCTTATAAGTGTTTAATGACTACATGACAGTGCTTAACAGCTACATGCATATGCTACTCCTGACTGGCTGACCTGCTTTGCCCAGCTCAATAAACTGCATCTCCCTTTGCAGTTATTTGTCCTTGTTAACTATGTTAATTAACTTTATTTGGGTATCACAATATAGTAGTTGACAAGGGACATTTGGGCATAAAGAAAATTCTATAGCAAAGTATTACCATATCCCTTAAATGgacaaaatatgaaaaatatttcaACTATACAAAACAGCAACAAtcatttataataaaattattttttgcatgaaaaaagactaatacattttgaaatgtctgatagtttaaaaagaaaaaaaaaagatacatttgtttTAAATCTTTCTTTAAAGTATGTAAGAAGTTGGAATATAAAGAACAGGAAATTGAAAGGTTACTTTTATTGGTGGGTAGTGAATCAAGGCCAAGTGCAAGCTAGTCACATTGAAAATATGGTTTCAGATACAATATCAGAGTCTGAGTAAAAATAACTGAACATTCACTTTGTAAACCATATGTATCTACACTATCTTCTTAGCAGAATTTCATTTTAGTTGCTTGTGTCCTTTGACACCATATTGGAAATTATATTCGGCTTTCATCCAAGTCTTAGAGGCAAACAAGAAGCTGCAATGCATTAAATTATAACAAACTGTTCCAAGTCTGGCAAGAAGCAGAAATCATCAGCATCTGAATGTATCAAGTTGAGTGCTATGGCCTTTTTCATCctcacagttatataaataaaaaaaaattaaagaaacaatATTGCTACAGGTGCTTCCCAAGGCACATCTACTTTGCCTAAGGGTCActctagaaatatttaattataccATTGAGAGACACTCTGACATACAAAATATGCAAACAATATGTGTCCATCAATTCAAGGACCAGTCACATGATCATTAAGGAACAACCACATGATCACAACTTTCCATAAGAGTGACATGAGAATTATTTCTTATCTAAAgaggtatgtgtggtgtgtgtcttCAGTTTAACAgtcaaaggggaaagaaaaaaactaCTTTATCTTAATGTGAAATTTAGAAACAAAAAACATATTATTTTCTTATAAGTCCATTACAATATGTCACTAGTCTACTAGTTCAGTGCACTACCGAAAATGTtgaaatgtctaaaaaaaatttatatatatatatatatatcacactttTTCCTCTCATATCAGTATGACAACTGAAAACCAGTATACACAGGCAATCTCATAACAACCTACAGTTACAAATATCCACTGCTAATAAATATTAGGGTTTAGATCACAAAGTTCACTGACCTACGAAAGTTATCCTAGAAAATCAATTGTAAATAAACTGCAATTTTACATGGAAGCATGATGAAATTACCTCCCCTCCCCCACTCCAGTTCTTAAATACTGTACATTTCCCTATAATCATATGTGTTTCCTGGAAGTACCAGATgcacacagtatgtgtgtatatatatatatatatatatatatatatatatatatatatatatatatatatatatatatatatatatatatatatatatatatacacacacacatactgtgaagTTCAAATGGTTCTATAAATAGTTTAGTGGCAGCCTGATAATGGTTCCTATTACCCTACTATTTACTTAACACCTTTCCTGACAGATCATTAAGCTGATGGCCACTCTGGTTGtgaaaggggttaataacagtgGGAGGGAAAGAATGTGGAAACATCATACACCCTTTGAATGCCGTACAAAAGGAGGTACACTTCCTGCATAGAGTGGGTTATTAGGACTTTAACTTCTTGACTGCCAGATAAGGCAGATATTAAGTTGTCAGCACTTTAACCCCATGTCTACTAGGAAGAGCTGGAATGCATTCTTACACAACACGTTGCAGCCCTAACTACCAAAGGGAtaattaaatacacacacacaccctccccctTCTACTTTGGACTGTGAGCTCCTATGTCAGGGATTCCCTCATTATAAAGCCTGATTCAGCACCCCCCTCCCTGCATGGGAACAGCTATAGCAGTGTTGCGATAATCAAAATAAAATGACACTAATAGCAGTCCAGCATGAGCAAGCTGagagaaacaatgttatacatgttaCTGACTGCCCATCCCCCAGCCCTTCCACAACAGCTCCCCCTCTCCATGCTCTGTACGCATATAGCCCCAATAATCTCTCTCTACAAGGGGCACACACCCTACTGCTCACCCTCAGACACCCACACACCACAAGGGACTTACCTTGATATTGTTGCAAAGATAAGCAGCTCCCTCCCCAAGCAGATACACAGCCACAAAGCCTTGTAATATGGTTATTACCCTGGTGTGAGAAAGGAGGGGGTGCAGAGCACAGCGATGAGGGGGGTAAATCCACGAGATATATGATGGGGGGAGGGGGCAATTGCAAGTGATTAGGTTAGAGAGGAATTGAGGCAGAATGTAAAAAGCTGTTACTAAGAGAAAGAGCCAAACGTTTCAATGCAGCCAACGGCTCTTAGACACTCAGGAGGTGACCGGCTAGGCAAAAGTGGGGTAGGCCAGTTGATGCTGCTGCACACAGCAAAACAAACCCAGCCAGAAGCTGGGGAGCCACAGAAGTCTCATATTCCAGTGGGGATATGGAAACAAACACAGCAGCTCAGAGGATTTAGCTTCTATTTAGGTGAGAATGGCACAAGGATAGCTCCCTCCCTGTCACTGTCCTCAAATATAGCAAAAAATATCACAAAACTCACCTGACAAGCTTGGGGGagggtgtgtgtgaatgtatgttaatCCAATAAATAACAACCCAAACAATTAAAATAGGAATGACTCACTGACCCAAACAGCTTACCATCTAAACACTGTAAGAATCAAAACAAATAAAGAATGTCAAAATAAAGACTTTCACTTACTGGCAATTTTTATTGCAGTAAACACACTACATATTATAGTACACTCTTTTTGACATTCTGCTCAGTCTGCAAATATGAGCATTTGCCAAGAACTGTTTATTCAATATTTTctgcaaagaaaaacaaacaaacaaaaaaacaacaacctgacaTTTATCAATAGTGTTACCATACATGCAATTAGTATAATGCTGCAGTAAGATATTTAAATGCTTATTTTTAGGGCTTATGAATGCTTGACCCTGCCAcaaattgtaatgtatttatgttaaatCAGTAACAGTTATGTTTAGCTATTTTTAGACCCAGATTTATTTTTGTCAAagggcaacacactaagatctgtgcaaatccagatctactgtaagtgtgttacactttcacaagaagaaaatccagctccgaaaagagccgaaaCGCCGCAAACgtccaccttcttccacattcagagTCATCcgaaacctccaaatgcacataCCTGTTACAAACGTTGgtgttattattttctttaaattgtaagctcgtttaaaacaaatattgtgtgCATTAGAAAACTCTCCAGTCTCCAGTATAGTTTGTCTATCAATTCTGACACCAAAATAAGAGTACTGCACTTTTTATTGAACCATTTTTTTTTGTACTGACATGGTTAAACCTATTTATATAGTGCTATAGCAAACTCAAAAAACATCTGAAACATCCCCCAAATAAGGCAATAAACAAGCTGATTAGACAGGTCACATGCTGATTAGACAGGTCACATGCTGATTAGACAGGTCACATGCTGGATTAGACAGTTCACAAGCtgtaaaacctgctttaaggatcATGTAATCCACACAGACATGAATCATTATTACTATCATTTGTTTGTAAAGCTTAGACTTGACAGTAGAACTGATACATGGGTAGGAGTGTCCTCCTCCATTGAGCATAAAATCTTAATACGTATTATTTTAACTCCTCCCTTTTCTCAAATCCAGTCCTCAGGACacactaacaggccacattttcacaatataaaaatattcgcattttcatgtacacttttctatGAGAAACCGTCATGGACTTTGTGCAAcatattaggtttttttagctgcgcaaccccaaatgccaAAAAGCCATAACACTTGCAGTGTTTTAGCAAATGATTTgttgcgcgacttgtaatcttgccctttaggAGGTCTACGATGGGTTGAAATTTTATTTATACAAAGACTGTATTTCTTTTTTCTATTAAGATGTTGTTTTGTTCTGTGAGAAAAAAAAGCAAGGTTCTATTTTTTCTGCCATTTTTTCTCGTCTGCACGATTTAACAGAAGCTATTGATTTTTGTGAACAGACAGGCCTTTAACATTTTCTCGCATTATTTTCTCAcagcacacacattttttttcataaacattTCAAGCATTTTGCACATCTGGAATAAGTTTTTGAAACTTTCAGAGAACTGAAAACTcattataacattatattatatttccATTTATTAGACAGTATAGGGTGGTATATACACATAGGTAGcaattgttcttaaagggatactgaacccacatttttttctttcgtgattcagatagagcgtgcaattttaagcaactttctaatttactcctattatcaatttttcttcacttttttgctatatttagttgaaaaagaaggcatctaagctaaggagccagccaatttttggttcaggacactgaacaacatttagccaccaatcagcaagcacaacccaggttgtgaacaaaaaatgggccagcttctaaacttacattcttgcttttcaaataaagatggcaagagaatgaagaataaattgataggagtaaagatgcttaaaattgcattgaatcatgaaagataaaatttgggttcagtgtccctttaaggggatacaCCATCTCCAGTCAGTAATGCCACAGGTCATTCTCACTCTCTATCTATCGTAATTGTATATGTTGTGAATTTAAATGTTCTTATGTGTTATCTAATTTGCAACAATACAAAAATTCTGGTAATAGACTGGGAGTGAAATAGTGGACCACAAAGTTAGATATCAGTGAGTGTTATGAGCTACATTTAAATAACCCATAATATTTTATTTCTGTAACTGTTTTCAGTGTAAGACAGCATAAAATAAGTTGAAGCACTCATAATAGTCcacaaaattaaaggaacataaagtgaaaatgatatatattatatgtgtttgtgGCATATATTGCACCACCAGTTACATGTACATGATGTTTCAATGCAAGTATCATGGAGAATAGGTTTCATTAGAAGTcattttctaataaatgtatcaatTTCACTACCATGTTCCTATAATTCCTAATTGAATTTTACAATATTTTGGTTattctgtttaattttatattgttttaagtagTGCTGTAATTAAATAACCAAtcatttttatttctgtaattgttTTCAGGGTAAGACCAATTAGTATCTTTTATTATTTTGTCACTTGCATACCCAGAACTCCTGTGATCAACATGAAAATTGGAGGGCAGAACACACGTGTTAGCGTGCTTCTGTTTGTGTCTTTCTCTATATTTTACCAGGAAGCACAGCAAGATATGCCAATAGCAATATAACAAACATACcttcattataaaaaaatataatgaaacCTTAGTGAGACCAGATCACATGGATTTTAGTGAATATGCAATGTAGCATGATGATCAGAACTCATCTCTAATTTGCACTGCAATTTTCTTGTCAAGTTTTATTGAGTCTTGGATAACAGAGCACATACAGATTGTCAAGGATCCCTAGAgataaactgaaaaataaaaagccAATACAATGTGTACTTTTTAGCTTAAATAAATTTGGAACAGTTATTTTTCAGGAGACAGATAATTTTGTGTACATTTTGATTGTTTAAGAAGCCtgcagtttataaatatatatgttgatgTTAAGTCAACAACACATGTAAGTGGTAATAGAGCTTTGTATTTGCATTTGGGTTTGATTGATTTCCAATATTGTTGTTCAAATACTGGAGCTGTGTTATAAATTGTACAAAACAGTAAAATATGCTAAATTAACCTAAATAATTATGCATAGTtgaaaagaacttaaagggacagtctactacatcatttttattgtttaaaaaagatagataattcctttattacccattccccagttttgcataaccaacgtggttatattaatatacttttttacctctgtgattaccttgtatctaagcctctgcagactgcccccttatttcagttcttttgacagacttgcattttagccagtcagtgctgactcataaataacttcatgggagtgagcacaatgtgatctatatggcacagatgtactagcactgtctagctgtgacaaactgtcaaaatgccctgagataagaggtggcctttaaggcttagaaattagcatatgagtcttccttggtttagctatcaacaaagattaccaagcgaacaaagcaaatttgatgataaaagtaaaatggaaagttatttaaaattgcatgccctatctgaatcatgaaaatttaattttgactagactgtcatttTAATACTGCACATTTGGTGAACACCCATGTTGAAGGTGCAAATGTTTATTGTTTACATGCAATATgcatagacttgatgggcctttttggtttttATCTACTATCAAATTCTATGATTTTAAGTTTCTATGTCTATTGCTAATTGCTGTACCGGTGACAGTTAATATATATGAAAACAAAATATTAAGGTATATTTTTTTACATCTTtacaattgttggttttctaaattctaaAGTAATGGGTGTCGCCATGTTTGGAATTAAGTTTTCCATTTATCTTACTCTCCTGCTGAGAACAGTTATAGACAGCTATACAATAGacattttaagagattttccagACACAGACTTGTTTAAACaaactctattttattgcctgAATAATATCTGTACCTAATTTTTCTCAGTAGAAGATAGAgacaaagaaagattttttttttatatccattaCTTTAGGAAACTAAACCTTAACACTTAtgacttcaatatttaaacaatgatattgtaaaaaataaaacaaaaatctacATATTACGCTAACGCTAGAATGTTGCTTTGAATACGTCATTATGTGTAACATCcatttactgtttaaagggacattaaacactaaatacatgctagatagaatgatgcattcaaagaaaagatgagtccatgactaacatgtagatgtattttttaaagtttcattagttgtttaaaaagtgacaaaataagtgtaaagttttagtgtctataaaacagtgggagctgccatgctgtaacttgtgttaccttctctgctgtggccaattagggtcagttatacataggtcactagagtgtgcagccaatggttgtgctgcatttaacagtgttctgcacttccatttctaacaggaactgaaaatctcacaatttcagaatgggattacaggcaaagaggacaaaataaataatgaaagtatattgcagagttgttttatatatacaatttatcattttatattaccatctcaaagtgtttaatgtccctttaatatccctttactaAATCAGTAACATATTTTCAAGCTTAATTATATCTCAAAAATGCTTCTGATGGAATTTAAAATAATCTACTGTGTATTTCAAATtcctcttttatgtccctttaagggggaggAATTTTTATCCAGCATTCTGTCAACTGATACAAAATATCAAATACTCACTGATCCTCCTACCTTTGTCCCAGTTTCATAATAGGAAAGGCTTGCTTTTCTTGTTTACAAATGGGCAGTCTTCCAATATAATACAAAGATACATTGTGCCTGGATTTAGAGCAAGAACAATTTATGGCTTTTATTTGTAACTTGTATACAACATAACATTGTACTGTGTTGCTACTATTAGATCacagtattattatttatattgcagtttttacttttttaaaataaaatattgaatatcATGAATCAACAAATTATTAAGGATTGTTTTTTTGATATGTTGACCAGTTTAATTAGACACTTTTGTTATAAATGTATCTTGTTTGAGAGGCGGTTTAAAGCAGaagaaaatgtaatatatatatatatatatatatatatatatatatatatatatatatatatatatatatatatatatatatatatatatatacacattcaccagATTCAGAATGAACACCACACAATAAATTCTGCACTGGAAAGCATTTTGCAGCTTTGGGAATACAGCACAAAGAATCCATATAAATAACAACCCCTCAAGAAGGACAAAAAGAAACATCCCAATAAACATAATGATACCCGATTTTGAAAGTGGATTGATGATGTCACTTATGATGTCACTGGCATTGCCCTGATGACATAATTCTAAGTTTACTGATATTTGATTAAATACAGCCACACGTGGGATTTTAGAAGatcagtagatttgcacaatcaataaTTGCATGAAAACAAGATAACAAATCtcaggcaaatttcaaagttatgtctttttcctctcctcctgtatcatgtgacagccatcagccaatcacaaatgcatatatttatttttttataaattctcgcacatgctcagtagaagctggtgaccaAAAAAGTAAATATACACTGCATCTGGCATACAAACATGTGCCTCACAGGTCATATGTCTGGTAAAAGCTATCACTAAAACAACCATGACTTTCACTAAAAGCATTTTTTGTTTAATTAAGGATGTTACAAAAATGCTCTTAATCTAGAATAAAATGCCCTGATGGATATTTgaatttaaactttaaagggatactaaactctatgtttttcttttatgatttggatagagcatgcaattttttttttttttttggaggagattttttttgttgtcatttttgTGGGATGAGGGTCACATGAGAGGTTCAGAAGTACAGCAGACAAATGAAAcaatactaaaatacaaaaaataaaaaaaaaaataaaaaaaaaaagaggaaaaaaaataaaatagaaacccCCCTCAAAAACAAATGTATTTACAGGAAGGTAACATTATTATGAAGGAGGGAGCGATGACCGCACCAAGTCACACATGCAAGAGTCCTGGGTTACCCCTAAAAACAATGCTGCACGCGATTGGAGAGACAAAAGGTTTGGAACATTTCATCTGCCCTAGATCACTACATTGATCAGAACCAAATACAGTCACTAAACAGCCCATGAGTACATCAGAACGAGCACACAATACATTGGCTTGGAACTGAGGCTTCACTTTTGCTGGGATGGATTAGTCATACTAAAGCTAAAGATGAAAGTGCAGAACATGCGACAGATCGCAGGAGGCTTGACCTGATCCAGCTCTTTTGCGAATATTTATATTATCCATAGAAAATATAACGCAGTCTTGCCCTCTGCAAAATGACATGGGGTGAAATGCAATTAAATACGACAGACTATGGATATACTGCGAGGAACTCACACACTGGTTGGGTTCTAAAAAGTCACTTCACACCACAGAAGATATTTAACTAAAAAACAAGAACAGGTAGGGGAGCTGGAGAGAGGACGTCACCTCTCCATATGGGGTCTTGGTCCCACAGGTTGTGAGGGATCTGAAAGTCAGCAGCAGAGGGGCCTTTAATGTCACATGCTACACAGAGCTACCAGCAGGATACAACTGATTGGTTTTACCCTCACAATCCTGCTGGATCTGGTTTAATTTAACTTTATCTTGTCCGCTCCTGATATAGAATGAGTCACTGAGGGCGTCACTGAGGGCATCACTGAGGGTGACACAGCCACTCTCACAAGTAAAGGGCATCTGCAGTGAGAAGAGCAACAAACCTTTTTCCAGAAAagtctttttgttgttgttattttacaCAAAATTAATTTATCCAAGGTCCATCAGCTGTCGTCATGTCAATTACATGCCGAGATTTCCAGAGAGCAGAGAAAACCAAAACTAGGAAATCCTGACAAGTTTGGCCTTGTGTGTCTTCTGCTCCCATCATACCTCAAGGAAGCGGGAGCTGCTGGCCTTGACATGGAATGGTTCTGACCACATTCTGCGTAGATCACCTTTCAGGTAGGCCATAGTGAGAAGGGGTAATAAGGTGAATGGTACCAAATAGAGCAGGGCAGGCTGAGCAGCTCTATGTATACGAGATGCCACTGTTGCTGTTAATAAACCCACAAAGTACCCAATGAGCGTGCAGTGGAAGTAGGAGACCTTATGCATGCGCCCAGAAATTGCGGCCCCTGGGGAGCCGCACGATTCACTAGTCGCCTGCTTCTTGTAGTTATCATAGCGAAGGACAAAGCAAAGGAGAAGTCCAGGCATCACAATATCTCCAATTCCCAGCATGGAGAAATGACTCCCTGTGGAACTGGGAAACACAAGTTTTCCTGGCAAGGAGAGCCTGGGTACATCTCTACCAACATTAGGTCCTAGATGAAGCTTTCTAGATAAGACATCAAGAGGATTGTCTGCAGGCTGAGTAGCCACTTTCACCATTACATTGCTGTTAAATATGTAGGCAGAAAAGAAAACCCAGAACACATCATATATAAGCAATCCTGACAGCAGGAGACAGGATACCTTCAAACTAGGTAGCCTCACAAAGGCAATCATTGCTACGCAGAGTCCCATGGCCAACGCATCCATGAGCAACCAGTGACCTGTGAGCACCCAAATAAGGACAAGCAACACAGAGAGGGAAAAAGACAGAAGTTCTGCGACTGTAAAACGCCCACAGCAGCCAAAGGAGATTTTGTTCTGAGTAGAGCAGGGTCGTGTTAAATACTGACACATGGGGAGGAGGAGGAATGCAAATGCTATTGTTGCAAGTACTGCAGTGCAAATAGTAAAGACAACCTGAACGgagtcaaaa
This genomic stretch from Bombina bombina isolate aBomBom1 chromosome 4, aBomBom1.pri, whole genome shotgun sequence harbors:
- the LOC128655396 gene encoding signal peptide peptidase-like 3, with the protein product MAEQTYSWAYSLVDSSQVSTFLISILLIVYGSFRSLNMDFENQDKEKDGSSSPGTFSGNSTNNSIQTIDSTQALFLPIRASVSLLVMFFFFDSVQVVFTICTAVLATIAFAFLLLPMCQYLTRPCSTQNKISFGCCGRFTVAELLSFSLSVLLVLIWVLTGHWLLMDALAMGLCVAMIAFVRLPSLKVSCLLLSGLLIYDVFWVFFSAYIFNSNVMVKVATQPADNPLDVLSRKLHLGPNVGRDVPRLSLPGKLVFPSSTGSHFSMLGIGDIVMPGLLLCFVLRYDNYKKQATSESCGSPGAAISGRMHKVSYFHCTLIGYFVGLLTATVASRIHRAAQPALLYLVPFTLLPLLTMAYLKGDLRRMWSEPFHVKASSSRFLEV